The Shewanella sp. NFH-SH190041 genome has a window encoding:
- the cmoB gene encoding tRNA 5-methoxyuridine(34)/uridine 5-oxyacetic acid(34) synthase CmoB, whose protein sequence is MISFSSFYQQIADSTLQPWLETLPAILGNWQRENNHGNLPKWEKVINKLNYPAPDMLDLSTSVTVGSGEQLSRGEQEKLTNLLQLLHPWRKGPFHLHGVHIDTEWRSDWKWDRVQPHISPMKYRTVLDVGCGSGYHMWRMLGDGAERVVGIDPSALFLCQFEAVKKLTGQNLPIHLLPLGIEQLPPLDEFDTVFSMGVLYHRRSPIDHLLQLRDLLKDGGELVLETLVVDGDENTVLVPPGRYGKMNNVWFLPSVAALTLWLEKCDFADVRCVNLDVTSLAEQRSTPWMRNESLVDYLDPQDISRTVEGHSAPKRATIVARKVQPNQELTL, encoded by the coding sequence GTGATCAGCTTCAGCTCTTTTTACCAACAAATCGCCGACTCAACCCTGCAGCCTTGGCTAGAGACACTGCCTGCCATCTTAGGTAATTGGCAACGGGAAAATAACCATGGCAATCTGCCAAAATGGGAAAAGGTCATCAATAAACTCAATTATCCGGCACCGGATATGTTGGATCTTAGTACCAGTGTGACTGTCGGCTCCGGAGAGCAACTCAGCCGTGGCGAGCAAGAAAAACTGACCAATCTGCTGCAATTACTGCATCCTTGGCGCAAAGGGCCGTTTCATCTGCATGGCGTGCATATTGATACTGAATGGCGCAGTGACTGGAAATGGGATCGGGTACAACCTCATATCTCACCAATGAAATACCGTACTGTGCTCGATGTGGGCTGCGGTAGCGGTTACCACATGTGGCGCATGCTCGGAGATGGTGCTGAGCGGGTGGTCGGTATTGATCCATCAGCACTATTTTTATGCCAATTTGAAGCAGTAAAAAAGCTCACTGGTCAGAACCTACCGATTCATCTGCTGCCACTGGGCATTGAACAGCTACCGCCATTGGATGAATTTGATACTGTATTCTCCATGGGGGTGCTTTATCACCGCCGCTCACCGATTGATCACTTGCTGCAATTGCGTGATTTGCTTAAAGATGGTGGCGAATTGGTATTAGAAACCCTGGTGGTGGACGGTGATGAAAATACTGTCCTGGTGCCACCAGGGCGTTATGGCAAAATGAACAACGTCTGGTTCCTGCCATCGGTAGCGGCATTGACCCTTTGGTTGGAAAAGTGTGACTTTGCCGATGTGCGCTGTGTCAACCTGGATGTCACCTCTTTGGCAGAACAACGCAGTACCCCTTGGATGCGGAATGAATCTTTGGTGGATTATCTCGATCCTCAAGATATCAGCCGGACGGTAGAAGGACATTCCGCGCCCAAGCGCGCCACTATCGTTGCTAGGAAAGTACAACCCAACCAAGAACTCACCCTGTAA
- the cmoA gene encoding carboxy-S-adenosyl-L-methionine synthase CmoA, which produces MTSSQDTIYALPSEQISDFQFDNRVAGVFGDMIRRSVPGYAQIINTLGDFAHRFVKPQTKVYDLGCSLGAATLSVRRQIEGRACHIVAVDNSESMIGRCRENLAAYVSDTQVDLILGDIRNIDINNASMVILNFTLQFLPPADRQALLQQIYDGLNPGGILVLSEKVRFEDNTIQDLLDAQHLDFKRANGYSELEISQKRSALENVMKPDTLPVHEARLRNIGFSHFSPWFQCFNFTSMVAIK; this is translated from the coding sequence ATGACATCTTCTCAAGATACTATCTATGCGCTTCCTTCCGAGCAGATAAGCGATTTTCAGTTTGATAACCGGGTAGCCGGAGTATTTGGCGATATGATCCGCCGCTCTGTGCCAGGTTACGCCCAAATTATTAATACACTGGGCGATTTTGCCCACAGATTTGTCAAACCTCAGACCAAGGTATATGACTTAGGTTGCTCCCTTGGCGCTGCCACACTCAGTGTCCGGCGTCAAATTGAAGGACGCGCCTGTCATATTGTTGCTGTCGATAACAGTGAATCCATGATCGGCCGTTGCCGGGAAAATCTGGCCGCGTATGTCAGCGATACCCAAGTTGATTTGATCTTGGGCGATATCCGTAATATCGACATCAATAATGCCTCTATGGTCATTCTGAATTTTACGCTGCAGTTTCTCCCTCCCGCTGACAGACAAGCGCTATTACAACAGATATATGACGGGCTAAACCCCGGAGGGATTTTAGTGTTATCAGAAAAGGTGCGCTTTGAAGACAACACGATTCAAGACCTGCTTGATGCCCAGCACCTGGATTTCAAGCGCGCCAATGGTTACAGCGAGCTGGAGATCAGCCAAAAACGCAGTGCGTTAGAAAATGTCATGAAACCCGATACCCTGCCCGTGCACGAAGCTCGGCTACGTAATATCGGATTTAGCCATTTCAGCCCTTGGTTCCAGTGTTTTAATTTTACCTCCATGGTGGCCATCAAGTGA